The Paenibacillus sophorae genome has a segment encoding these proteins:
- a CDS encoding glycoside hydrolase family 65 protein, producing MKQYLKIDEWSIIEESFDPQTQEISESVFSLGNGYMGGRANFEERHSGPSLQGSYVAGVYYPDKTRVGWWKNGYPEYFAKVLNSTNWIGIDIEIDGIPLDLAACTVSEFRRVLNMKEGTLSRSFTAALENGKEIKVESIRFVSMTRREIGAIRYSVTPLNFSGTITVAPYLDGDIKNKDSNYDEKFWNEVEKNSELGGGYLTLKTKKLDFHVTTAMAYDIVVAGEKLGAEAETVLREKYVGNIVQVPVKEGDQVVIYKYAASVTSRNYGLGQLVEAAQSALQSAREAGFVALLTEQADAWKDKWKESDIIIEGDPSAQQAIRFNIFQLNQTYTGEDDRLNIGPKGFTGEKYGGSTYWDTEAYCVPFYLSTADSSIARNLLIYRYKHLEKAKENARKLGFTKGALYPMVTMNGEECHNEWEITFEEIHRNGAIAYAIYNYVNYTGDKSYLGQYGLEVLTEISRFWEERVHYVPHKDKYVILGVTGPNEYENNVNNNWYTNRIAAWTMEYTLEALAYLRENEETRYAELVEKLGLLESETDKWQDIIAKMYYPLSEEKGIFLQQDGFLDKQIIPVKELAPEHLPLNQKWSWDRILRSCYIKQADVLQGLYFLNDRYDLETKKRNYDFYEPITVHESSLSPCIHAILACELGYKEKAYEMYLRTSRLDLDNYNNDTEDGCHTTSMAGTWMSIVHGFGGLRVLDGRLVLKPSNPGHWTSYSFKIMFRGSRLKVTVTDQEITVANETEIPASITIYDKEYTVSGLGTVTSQGVPAAI from the coding sequence ATGAAACAATACTTGAAAATCGATGAATGGTCAATCATTGAGGAATCCTTCGATCCGCAGACCCAAGAGATTTCCGAAAGCGTATTTAGTCTGGGCAACGGCTATATGGGCGGGCGGGCGAATTTTGAGGAGCGGCACAGCGGGCCCAGCCTTCAAGGCAGCTATGTGGCCGGCGTGTACTATCCCGACAAGACCCGGGTCGGCTGGTGGAAGAACGGCTACCCTGAATATTTTGCCAAAGTATTAAACAGCACCAACTGGATCGGCATCGATATTGAAATTGATGGAATTCCGCTGGATCTGGCGGCCTGCACCGTATCGGAATTCCGCCGGGTGCTGAACATGAAGGAAGGCACGCTGTCCCGCAGCTTCACCGCAGCCCTTGAGAACGGCAAAGAGATTAAGGTCGAAAGCATCCGCTTTGTCAGCATGACCCGGCGGGAGATCGGTGCGATCCGCTATTCCGTTACACCGCTTAATTTCTCGGGAACGATCACGGTGGCCCCTTATCTGGACGGCGACATCAAGAACAAGGACTCCAACTATGACGAGAAGTTCTGGAACGAGGTCGAGAAGAACAGCGAATTGGGCGGAGGTTATCTGACCCTGAAGACGAAGAAGCTCGATTTTCATGTGACCACCGCCATGGCGTATGATATTGTCGTTGCCGGAGAGAAGCTGGGAGCTGAGGCCGAGACGGTACTTCGCGAAAAATATGTGGGAAATATCGTTCAGGTCCCTGTCAAGGAAGGCGATCAGGTCGTCATCTATAAATACGCCGCAAGCGTAACTTCCCGCAATTACGGACTGGGCCAGCTTGTAGAAGCCGCGCAAAGTGCTCTCCAATCGGCCAGAGAAGCCGGTTTTGTGGCCCTGCTGACCGAGCAGGCGGATGCCTGGAAGGATAAATGGAAAGAAAGTGATATCATCATTGAGGGCGACCCTTCCGCCCAGCAGGCGATCCGCTTTAATATTTTTCAATTAAACCAGACCTATACTGGCGAGGACGACCGGCTGAACATTGGGCCCAAAGGCTTCACCGGTGAAAAATACGGCGGCAGCACCTACTGGGACACGGAAGCCTACTGCGTTCCTTTCTATCTTAGCACCGCGGATTCTTCCATTGCCCGCAACCTGCTGATTTACCGCTACAAGCATCTGGAGAAGGCCAAGGAGAATGCCCGTAAGCTCGGCTTCACCAAAGGCGCACTGTATCCGATGGTGACGATGAACGGCGAGGAATGCCATAACGAATGGGAAATTACTTTTGAGGAAATCCACCGTAACGGCGCTATCGCTTATGCCATCTACAACTACGTGAATTACACCGGCGACAAATCGTATCTTGGACAATACGGCCTTGAGGTGCTTACGGAAATCTCCCGTTTCTGGGAAGAGCGCGTACACTACGTGCCGCATAAAGACAAATACGTCATTCTCGGCGTTACCGGACCGAATGAGTACGAGAACAATGTAAACAACAACTGGTACACGAACCGGATCGCCGCCTGGACCATGGAGTATACATTGGAAGCACTCGCTTATTTGCGGGAAAATGAAGAAACACGCTATGCCGAGCTGGTCGAGAAGCTGGGGCTTCTGGAAAGTGAAACGGATAAATGGCAGGATATTATCGCCAAAATGTACTACCCGCTCAGCGAGGAAAAAGGCATCTTCCTGCAGCAGGACGGATTCCTCGACAAGCAGATCATTCCGGTCAAGGAGCTTGCGCCCGAGCATCTGCCGCTGAATCAGAAATGGTCCTGGGACCGCATTCTGCGATCCTGCTATATCAAGCAGGCCGACGTATTGCAAGGGCTGTATTTCTTGAACGACAGATACGACCTGGAGACGAAAAAACGGAACTACGACTTCTACGAGCCGATCACCGTGCATGAGTCCTCCCTCTCCCCCTGCATCCATGCGATTCTCGCATGCGAACTCGGATACAAGGAGAAGGCCTACGAAATGTACTTGCGGACCTCCAGGCTCGATCTAGATAACTATAACAATGATACCGAGGACGGCTGCCACACCACCAGCATGGCGGGCACCTGGATGTCTATTGTGCATGGCTTTGGAGGACTTCGGGTCCTGGACGGCCGGCTTGTGCTGAAACCGTCCAACCCGGGACACTGGACCTCGTATTCCTTTAAAATCATGTTCCGCGGCTCCCGCCTCAAGGTTACTGTTACCGACCAGGAAATTACGGTTGCCAACGAGACCGAGATCCCGGCTTCGATTACGATCTATGATAAGGAATACACCGTAAGCGGACTTGGCACTGTAACCTCGCAGGGTGTACCCGCTGCCATATAA
- a CDS encoding DegV family protein has product MPNVKIFTDSTSDMPQGLKKSCDIGVVPLYVVFEDATYRDGVDITPDEVYRKVAAAGALPKTAAPSPADFMNAFAPVIEEGRDIVYISLSSALSSTYQNARLAAEEFPPGRVKVIDSGTLCGGIALLAVKAAKAALSGRSSGEIVSMLEQDRGRLRTEFVIDTLDYLHMGGRCTGMQNFIGSLLKIRPVLRMVDGSIIPVSKVRGKKEKAVEQMLSHALSDIERMDKELLIVAHTQAEKDAKFLVDALKKASGAEEIAVIEAGCVIGSHCGPNTIGLMYLTNGDRDTQ; this is encoded by the coding sequence ATGCCTAACGTAAAAATCTTTACAGACAGCACGTCCGATATGCCGCAAGGCTTGAAAAAATCCTGTGATATCGGCGTCGTTCCGCTGTATGTCGTATTTGAGGACGCCACTTACAGGGACGGCGTAGATATCACACCTGACGAGGTGTACCGGAAGGTGGCTGCAGCAGGCGCGCTGCCCAAGACGGCGGCCCCTTCGCCTGCCGACTTTATGAATGCCTTTGCTCCTGTGATTGAGGAAGGCCGCGATATCGTCTACATTAGCCTTTCTTCAGCCCTGTCCTCCACCTATCAGAATGCGCGTCTTGCCGCAGAGGAATTTCCGCCCGGACGCGTAAAGGTAATAGATTCCGGCACATTATGCGGCGGAATCGCCCTGCTGGCCGTGAAGGCGGCCAAGGCGGCTCTTAGCGGCCGCAGCTCCGGCGAGATTGTCTCCATGCTGGAGCAGGACCGGGGACGGCTCCGCACTGAGTTCGTCATCGATACGCTCGACTACTTACATATGGGCGGCCGTTGTACGGGCATGCAGAACTTTATTGGCAGCCTGCTCAAGATTCGTCCGGTACTTCGAATGGTCGACGGCAGCATTATCCCCGTTAGCAAAGTCCGCGGTAAAAAGGAAAAAGCGGTAGAGCAGATGCTTTCTCACGCCCTGTCGGACATTGAGCGGATGGACAAAGAACTGCTGATTGTCGCGCATACGCAAGCTGAGAAAGACGCCAAGTTTCTGGTTGACGCCCTTAAGAAAGCTTCCGGAGCTGAGGAAATTGCCGTGATCGAAGCGGGCTGCGTTATTGGCAGCCACTGCGGGCCGAATACTATTGGACTGATGTACCTCACGAACGGCGACCGCGATACGCAATAA
- a CDS encoding LacI family DNA-binding transcriptional regulator, with the protein MTVTIKDVAKRAGVSPSTVSRVLSGHPRISVETSRKVKSIMEEMGYHPNIMAKSLVSKTTNSICIILPKPAEELFTNLFFMELIRGIVTQASRSGYDVLISSGATEKEELEAVSRLLKGRRVDGAILLYSRKDDAVIDFLKNNGYPFVLVGRSDKYDDILSVDTDNLMAAYDATNHLITMGHKRIGFVSGPPNLIVSRDRLEGYRKAMKDNGLELKSEWIVEGEFLQDSGYRAMSFFMNLPSRPTALVVVDDIVSFGVLRGLSELNYSVPADLALVSFNNIPLSELSTPPISSIDIGIYHLGYTASQVLIQAIQKQNKEPGLTRRFIIPHRLIVRESSMLSPARSE; encoded by the coding sequence ATGACAGTTACCATCAAGGACGTGGCCAAGAGAGCGGGCGTTTCGCCCTCCACGGTTTCCCGGGTGTTGTCAGGCCATCCGAGAATCAGCGTGGAAACCTCCCGCAAGGTCAAGAGCATTATGGAGGAAATGGGCTACCACCCGAACATCATGGCGAAGAGTCTCGTGTCGAAGACGACGAACAGCATTTGCATTATCCTGCCAAAGCCGGCTGAAGAATTGTTCACCAATCTGTTCTTTATGGAATTGATCCGCGGGATTGTCACACAGGCAAGCCGTTCGGGGTACGATGTCTTGATCAGCTCCGGCGCGACGGAAAAGGAAGAACTTGAGGCGGTCTCCCGGCTGCTCAAGGGACGGCGCGTCGATGGTGCGATTCTGCTCTACTCGCGCAAAGACGACGCCGTGATCGATTTCCTGAAGAACAACGGATATCCCTTCGTTCTGGTGGGACGCAGCGACAAGTATGACGATATTCTGTCAGTAGATACCGACAATCTAATGGCGGCCTATGATGCTACGAATCACCTCATCACCATGGGGCATAAGCGGATCGGCTTCGTCAGCGGCCCTCCGAACCTGATTGTGTCACGGGATCGGCTTGAGGGCTACCGGAAAGCTATGAAGGATAACGGTCTGGAACTGAAATCCGAATGGATTGTGGAAGGAGAGTTTCTGCAGGACAGCGGCTATCGCGCCATGTCATTCTTCATGAATCTGCCGAGCCGCCCTACGGCGCTTGTCGTTGTGGACGATATCGTTTCCTTCGGTGTTCTCCGGGGATTAAGCGAGCTGAATTACAGCGTCCCTGCAGATTTGGCGCTGGTCAGCTTCAACAACATTCCTCTGTCCGAGCTGTCTACCCCGCCGATCAGCAGCATCGATATCGGAATTTACCATCTGGGCTACACGGCCTCCCAGGTATTGATTCAAGCCATTCAGAAGCAGAATAAAGAGCCGGGCTTGACCAGACGGTTCATTATTCCTCATCGTTTGATTGTACGCGAGTCTTCCATGCTCTCTCCGGCAAGAAGTGAATAA
- the yhbH gene encoding sporulation protein YhbH, whose protein sequence is MSQSSQPFSFVVSKEDWSLHRKGHQDQERHQQKVKEAIKGNLPDLVTEENIIMSDGKQIVKVPIRSLDEYRIIYNYRKQKHVGQGDGDSQIGDVLGREPAQTGPGKGDKAGDQPGQDLVEAEIDLEDLEDILFKEFELPHLKPKDKEEIEVQSIVFNDIRKKGMMSNIDKKRTLLENLRRNGRRGQPGIHGISPDDLRYKTWDETTIPHSNAVIIAMMDTSGSMGTFEKYCARSFFFWMTRFLRRQYEKVEIVFLAHHTEAKEVSEHDFFTRGESGGTICSSAYQKALEIIDKRYPPSKYNIYPFHFSDGDNLSSDNERCVKLIGEMLKRSNIFGYGEVNQYNRSSTLMSAYKHIKQPQFMHYVIKDKKEVYQALKTFFGKKEPAGR, encoded by the coding sequence TTGTCACAATCGTCACAGCCTTTTTCGTTTGTTGTCTCGAAAGAAGACTGGTCCCTGCACCGCAAAGGCCATCAGGATCAGGAGCGTCACCAGCAGAAGGTCAAGGAAGCGATTAAAGGCAATTTGCCCGATCTCGTTACGGAAGAGAACATTATCATGTCCGACGGAAAGCAAATCGTCAAGGTGCCGATCCGCAGTCTGGATGAGTACCGGATCATTTATAATTACCGCAAGCAGAAGCATGTCGGCCAGGGTGACGGAGACAGCCAAATTGGAGATGTGCTTGGCAGGGAGCCGGCGCAGACCGGTCCAGGAAAAGGGGATAAAGCGGGCGACCAGCCTGGCCAGGATCTGGTGGAGGCGGAGATCGATCTGGAGGATTTGGAAGACATTTTGTTCAAGGAATTCGAGCTGCCGCATCTGAAACCCAAGGATAAGGAAGAAATCGAGGTCCAGTCCATCGTCTTCAATGACATCCGCAAAAAGGGCATGATGTCCAACATCGACAAAAAGCGCACCCTGCTTGAGAACCTGCGCCGCAATGGCAGAAGAGGCCAGCCGGGAATCCACGGTATCAGCCCCGACGATCTGCGCTACAAGACCTGGGATGAAACGACGATTCCGCATTCCAACGCGGTCATTATCGCGATGATGGACACTTCGGGCAGTATGGGAACTTTTGAAAAATACTGCGCCCGCAGCTTCTTTTTCTGGATGACCCGCTTCCTGCGCCGCCAATACGAGAAGGTCGAAATTGTCTTTCTGGCCCACCATACGGAGGCGAAAGAGGTCAGCGAGCATGATTTCTTCACCCGCGGCGAAAGCGGAGGCACGATCTGCTCGTCGGCATATCAAAAAGCGCTGGAAATCATCGACAAGCGCTATCCGCCTTCCAAATACAATATCTATCCCTTTCACTTCTCGGACGGCGACAACTTAAGCTCTGATAACGAGCGCTGCGTCAAATTGATCGGGGAAATGCTGAAACGGAGCAACATCTTCGGCTACGGCGAGGTCAACCAGTACAACCGGAGCAGCACCCTCATGTCCGCATACAAACACATTAAGCAGCCGCAGTTCATGCACTATGTCATCAAGGACAAAAAAGAAGTGTATCAGGCGCTAAAGACCTTTTTCGGCAAAAAGGAACCCGCGGGGCGTTAA
- a CDS encoding AraC family transcriptional regulator, with product MEWLNRMKDALDYMEHHMTEPMNMDEIAKTACSSTFHFQRMFNLLTGVTVAEYIRKRRLTLAAQELAMTPARVLDVALKYGYDSPEAFAKAFRKAHGITPSAAREPGAVLKAFPRLSFHLSLKGDKEMDYRIVHREAFTVVGKKMETSCREGENLRKIPLFWQECNSNGTSDKLIELGDGVNGLLGICAEMNHEQETLTYWIAVESGVPAPDGYSSTVIPAATWAVFNSVGPMPSAIQSVWARIFQEWFPGTGYEHSGGPEFELYPPGDPSSEDYRCEIWIPVMTKS from the coding sequence ATGGAATGGCTGAACCGCATGAAGGACGCTTTGGATTATATGGAACACCATATGACGGAACCAATGAATATGGATGAGATCGCCAAAACGGCCTGCTCTTCGACATTCCACTTTCAGCGGATGTTCAATCTGCTGACCGGAGTGACCGTCGCCGAGTATATCCGCAAACGCCGGCTGACGCTCGCTGCGCAGGAATTGGCGATGACGCCGGCCAGGGTGCTGGATGTTGCGCTCAAATACGGCTACGACTCGCCGGAAGCATTCGCCAAAGCGTTCCGCAAGGCACACGGCATTACGCCCTCAGCGGCGCGCGAGCCGGGGGCGGTCCTGAAGGCTTTCCCACGCCTCTCCTTCCACCTATCCTTGAAGGGAGACAAAGAAATGGATTACCGTATCGTACACAGAGAGGCATTTACCGTAGTCGGCAAAAAGATGGAAACCTCCTGCCGCGAAGGAGAGAATTTGCGAAAGATTCCTCTATTCTGGCAAGAATGCAATAGTAACGGCACTTCCGACAAGCTGATCGAGCTAGGCGACGGCGTCAATGGTCTGCTAGGAATATGCGCCGAAATGAATCACGAGCAGGAGACGCTCACTTATTGGATTGCCGTGGAGAGCGGTGTGCCTGCCCCGGACGGTTACTCCTCCACCGTCATTCCGGCTGCAACCTGGGCCGTATTCAACTCCGTCGGTCCCATGCCCAGTGCAATTCAGAGCGTATGGGCGCGGATCTTCCAGGAATGGTTCCCCGGCACCGGCTACGAGCATTCGGGCGGACCTGAGTTCGAGCTGTACCCACCGGGAGATCCTTCTTCGGAAGATTATCGCTGCGAGATATGGATTCCGGTCATGACTAAGTCTTAA
- a CDS encoding Dps family protein: MAKATNKVDSTSIEQVLNRQVANLNVLYVKIHNFHWYVKGEQFFTLHVKFEKLYDEVTEKMDEVAERLLSIKGTPAATLKEYLEIATIQEATGKEDSRAMVQSLVEDFTTIAEELTEGIELAEEATDQPTADLFIKIRSDFEKHSWMLRSFLG, from the coding sequence ATGGCTAAAGCAACGAACAAAGTGGATTCTACCTCTATCGAGCAAGTGCTAAACCGACAGGTCGCCAACTTGAACGTATTGTACGTCAAAATACACAATTTCCACTGGTATGTAAAAGGCGAGCAATTCTTCACCCTTCATGTCAAGTTCGAAAAACTTTACGATGAAGTTACGGAGAAAATGGACGAGGTAGCCGAACGCCTGCTGAGCATTAAGGGAACCCCTGCTGCGACCTTGAAGGAATATCTTGAGATTGCGACGATTCAGGAAGCAACCGGCAAGGAAGACAGCCGCGCCATGGTACAATCGCTGGTCGAAGACTTTACGACTATAGCCGAAGAGTTAACTGAAGGCATTGAGCTGGCAGAGGAAGCAACAGATCAGCCTACGGCGGATCTGTTCATCAAAATCCGCAGTGATTTCGAGAAGCATTCCTGGATGCTGCGCTCTTTCCTCGGCTGA
- a CDS encoding YunC family protein, whose protein sequence is MVTMVPVAVGDHIMLGVEVKLPKTTLLTISNDRGYIMCGALDIGLLNERLADRGIIAGRAVGVRTLEQLLEAPLESVTVEAEKLGIVPGMTGSEALLKMI, encoded by the coding sequence ATGGTGACAATGGTTCCAGTTGCAGTTGGCGATCATATTATGCTTGGAGTTGAAGTGAAGCTGCCCAAAACGACGCTGCTGACAATCAGCAACGATAGAGGTTATATTATGTGCGGCGCGCTTGACATCGGGTTGCTTAACGAACGTCTGGCAGACCGGGGCATCATTGCCGGCAGAGCGGTGGGGGTTCGGACGCTGGAGCAGCTGCTTGAAGCTCCTCTGGAATCGGTTACGGTCGAAGCGGAAAAGCTTGGGATTGTTCCCGGGATGACGGGATCCGAAGCTCTGCTTAAGATGATTTAG
- a CDS encoding copper amine oxidase N-terminal domain-containing protein — protein sequence MKLKAAALLLAALLIPFSPSSASASETGEVAIDWNGESVRTSVPSYIENGVTFVSIDMISKLNGLSASWLPDEGLARLWMDRGGVFVFKPGTGYADDMDKRYTLGAEIAVKNGVVMLPLRFIAEMAGADISWDQTNNKVSVIQKRMAVASVPGTRNRLFAISEDKGEYMGITLEWNGMLKSFPSWRNPSTVGSPPRLLTQDISGDGKPEAIILLNAGSGTGVYLEEPHVVNSRTFKEIGIQDPLEAARQRLVSGVERVGKDTVIRVMADGTVRERHLDKQESDGESPGGLTFGSIIKYEVRGGKLVAILAGAEGIENYLGEAVVTYILQNGAYTAKSVSFSFYQ from the coding sequence ATGAAACTGAAAGCTGCCGCTCTACTACTCGCCGCCCTGCTTATTCCCTTTTCCCCCTCTTCGGCATCGGCTTCCGAGACGGGCGAGGTTGCAATAGACTGGAACGGCGAATCCGTCCGCACATCCGTGCCTTCCTATATTGAGAATGGGGTTACCTTCGTATCCATCGATATGATCTCGAAGCTGAATGGATTATCCGCAAGCTGGCTCCCCGACGAAGGGTTAGCCAGACTCTGGATGGACCGCGGAGGCGTCTTCGTTTTCAAGCCGGGGACCGGCTATGCTGACGATATGGACAAGCGCTATACGCTGGGAGCGGAAATCGCTGTGAAGAATGGAGTGGTGATGCTGCCGCTGCGGTTTATCGCCGAAATGGCCGGAGCTGACATCTCATGGGATCAAACGAACAACAAAGTGTCGGTCATACAGAAGCGGATGGCCGTTGCATCCGTACCCGGAACCCGAAACCGTCTTTTTGCCATATCGGAAGATAAAGGGGAGTACATGGGCATCACTTTGGAGTGGAACGGAATGCTGAAATCCTTTCCTTCATGGCGCAATCCCTCCACTGTGGGATCGCCTCCGCGGCTGCTGACCCAAGATATTAGCGGTGACGGGAAGCCGGAAGCGATTATTCTGCTTAATGCGGGAAGCGGAACGGGTGTTTATCTTGAAGAACCCCATGTTGTCAACAGCCGAACGTTTAAAGAAATCGGGATACAGGACCCGCTTGAAGCCGCCCGACAAAGGCTAGTTTCGGGCGTGGAACGCGTAGGCAAAGATACCGTGATCCGCGTAATGGCGGATGGAACGGTCCGGGAACGGCATTTGGATAAGCAGGAGAGCGACGGGGAATCGCCAGGCGGTCTTACCTTCGGTTCCATCATTAAATACGAAGTGCGCGGCGGCAAGCTTGTCGCCATACTCGCAGGCGCGGAGGGCATAGAGAACTATCTCGGTGAAGCCGTCGTAACGTACATTTTGCAGAACGGAGCTTACACCGCCAAGTCCGTCTCGTTTTCTTTTTACCAGTAA
- a CDS encoding DUF423 domain-containing protein: MQRTFIGLGALLAMLAVAIGAFGAHILKSSLGESAMAVYETGVQYHMMHALGLLIVGIAAGQWGESSRLRWSGWLLLAGIVLFSGSLYALSISGIKVLGAITPLGGVCFIAGWLLLALEAFSRRNA, from the coding sequence TTGCAGCGTACATTTATAGGCTTAGGGGCTTTGCTCGCCATGCTGGCGGTAGCCATAGGCGCTTTTGGCGCCCATATCCTGAAATCCTCGCTAGGGGAGAGCGCCATGGCGGTATATGAAACGGGCGTTCAGTATCATATGATGCATGCGCTGGGTCTTCTGATTGTCGGGATTGCCGCAGGGCAATGGGGAGAGAGTTCGCGGCTGCGGTGGTCAGGCTGGCTGCTGCTTGCCGGCATCGTCCTGTTCTCGGGAAGCTTGTATGCATTGAGTATTTCCGGAATCAAAGTACTGGGAGCGATTACCCCTCTGGGCGGAGTATGCTTCATTGCAGGCTGGCTGCTGCTCGCACTGGAGGCCTTTTCCCGTAGAAACGCATAA
- a CDS encoding amidohydrolase, with the protein MSVILFTNGRGIQSAQAAPDSIYSENGIITAIGTKRELKLQLAGRDYATVDWEGGYVLPGLADSHLHLGMQGMKLDMLDFTGVASKEEMLKKIAERAKTTPPGGWILGLNWNENEFRPAEAPHKRELDEITDRHPIFLTRTCFHAYLGNSEAFRLAGVTESTPDSASSAYGRDADGGLNGLIYEDASLPFTAVQPAPSYAALKASMRRACKHALSLGLTAAHTEDLRLLGSIDVMLRIHLELREEGVYFRTHQLLYYPFLQEAEELGLRPGEGDEWLRIGAVKLFSDGAIGGRTALLAKPYSDAPHTSGIAIHTQERLNELVAAARRNSFPVAVHAIGDAAADMTLTAMESAPLPKNVLLPDRFIHAQVLNTALVERMRALRLIADIQPRFVASDFPWVLDRVGEERKEYLYAWRKLLAAGIICAGGSDAPIEPLNPFLGLHAAVTRRKPDETHAGYLPEEKLTAAEALRLFTEGSAAAAGEEHERGRIAVGMRADFTVIDRDISASPKEMLAAKARMTVVNGRIAYRASR; encoded by the coding sequence ATGTCAGTCATACTGTTTACAAACGGTAGAGGAATCCAAAGTGCTCAGGCCGCTCCGGATTCCATATATAGCGAGAACGGAATCATAACCGCAATCGGAACGAAGCGCGAGTTGAAGCTTCAACTGGCGGGGCGGGATTATGCGACTGTAGATTGGGAAGGTGGCTATGTGCTGCCGGGTCTTGCCGATTCCCATTTGCATCTTGGAATGCAGGGGATGAAGCTGGATATGCTGGACTTTACCGGCGTAGCTTCTAAGGAAGAAATGTTGAAAAAGATCGCTGAACGCGCGAAAACGACTCCCCCGGGCGGCTGGATTCTCGGACTTAACTGGAACGAGAATGAGTTCAGACCGGCGGAAGCTCCCCATAAGCGTGAGCTCGATGAAATTACGGATAGGCATCCGATATTTCTTACACGCACCTGCTTCCACGCCTATCTTGGCAACAGCGAGGCGTTCCGTCTTGCGGGCGTGACGGAGTCGACTCCAGATTCCGCTTCCAGCGCATATGGCCGCGACGCGGACGGCGGGCTGAACGGCTTGATCTATGAAGACGCCTCGCTTCCGTTTACGGCGGTCCAGCCTGCACCAAGCTATGCTGCCCTGAAAGCGTCCATGCGCCGGGCCTGTAAGCACGCGCTGTCACTGGGTCTGACCGCGGCGCATACCGAGGACCTGCGCCTGCTTGGCAGCATTGATGTGATGCTGCGAATCCACCTTGAGCTCCGCGAAGAGGGAGTATATTTCCGCACACATCAGCTGCTATACTATCCGTTTCTCCAGGAAGCGGAGGAGCTTGGGCTTCGGCCTGGCGAGGGCGATGAATGGCTGCGCATCGGCGCGGTTAAGCTCTTCTCCGATGGCGCGATTGGAGGACGGACAGCGCTGCTTGCCAAGCCTTACAGCGATGCGCCGCATACCTCCGGTATAGCTATTCATACTCAGGAGAGGCTAAATGAACTCGTCGCCGCAGCACGCCGGAATTCCTTTCCGGTGGCCGTTCACGCTATTGGCGATGCAGCGGCCGATATGACATTGACCGCAATGGAAAGCGCTCCGCTGCCAAAGAACGTGCTGCTGCCGGACCGTTTCATCCATGCCCAGGTACTGAACACGGCGCTCGTGGAACGTATGCGGGCCTTGCGGCTGATTGCCGATATTCAGCCCCGTTTTGTCGCCAGCGATTTTCCATGGGTGCTTGACCGAGTCGGCGAGGAGAGGAAGGAATATTTATACGCTTGGAGGAAGCTGCTGGCCGCCGGGATTATCTGCGCAGGCGGAAGCGACGCGCCGATTGAGCCTTTGAATCCTTTTCTCGGCCTGCATGCGGCTGTGACGCGCCGCAAACCGGATGAGACGCATGCCGGCTATTTGCCGGAAGAAAAGCTTACGGCGGCGGAAGCGCTCCGGCTGTTCACCGAAGGAAGCGCCGCTGCCGCCGGAGAAGAGCACGAGCGCGGACGCATCGCCGTAGGCATGCGCGCCGACTTCACTGTAATTGACAGGGACATTTCGGCCAGCCCGAAGGAAATGTTGGCTGCCAAAGCTCGGATGACGGTAGTTAACGGCAGAATCGCATACCGCGCTTCCCGTTAG
- the pgmB gene encoding beta-phosphoglucomutase: MTDIKACLFDLDGVLVDTAKYHYIAWKELADQLGFEFTEKDNERLKGVSRAASLNILLEIGGLTLDDAEKARLAESKNNRYVEYISAMDSSEILPGALAFLEDCRSQDLRIALGSASKNAMTILNNTGLTPYFDAIIDGTKTSAAKPDPEVFLLGAEALGISPVNCVVFEDAEAGIEAARRAGMASVGIGSPETLGTAALVVPSLLEMSVARLKEAFASI; this comes from the coding sequence ATGACCGACATTAAGGCTTGCTTGTTCGATCTGGACGGTGTACTGGTTGACACCGCCAAGTATCATTACATCGCCTGGAAGGAGCTTGCGGATCAGCTCGGCTTTGAATTTACGGAGAAGGATAACGAACGCCTGAAAGGCGTCAGCCGCGCCGCTTCGCTTAACATTCTGCTGGAGATCGGCGGACTGACTCTGGATGATGCCGAAAAAGCCAGACTGGCCGAGAGCAAAAATAACCGTTACGTCGAATATATCTCGGCGATGGACAGCTCGGAGATTCTGCCAGGGGCTCTGGCTTTTCTGGAGGATTGCCGAAGTCAGGATCTTAGAATCGCCCTGGGTTCCGCAAGCAAGAACGCGATGACCATTCTGAACAACACGGGACTCACGCCATATTTCGATGCGATTATCGACGGAACCAAGACCTCCGCCGCCAAGCCCGATCCGGAAGTATTCCTGCTTGGAGCGGAAGCTCTCGGCATCTCCCCTGTGAACTGCGTCGTCTTTGAAGACGCCGAAGCCGGGATCGAGGCGGCCCGCCGCGCGGGAATGGCGAGCGTGGGCATCGGTTCGCCGGAGACGCTCGGAACCGCAGCCCTTGTTGTTCCTTCCCTGCTGGAGATGAGCGTTGCCCGGCTTAAAGAAGCTTTTGCCTCCATTTAA